The genomic interval ACCATTCACGTTAAGCTGGTACTTAGGGGCAATGGAACGCGGTTGCACAGGTAGGAATAAATCTAATTGTGGTAAGCGTGAGTGACGGTCAATCATGGCTCACCTCCCATTGACTCAGATCGTAGCTAGCACCTAGCTTTTCATTGGCATACTGCAATTCTGCTCTAATGTGTTGGCGGTTATGCTGTATAGCAAAGACTAGGCGTGGAATGTGATTCTTGTCCAAGTGCTGATATTTGCGCTTAGCAATCAGTAACACGAACTCCATGACTTCCTGTTGATCACGCTCGTTCAGGGATTGAAAGGCTTGCTTGAGTTCCTCTAGAGAAGTTGCACCTGTATTTTGAGTAGGCGCGGCTGTGCTATGCTGTTCTAGCATGTTGACGACTCCTTTTAAGTCTGGTCGTTGGTGTGAAGTCCTGCCTTGGTGCGTCAACACCTTGGTAGGGCGATTATTAAAACTCTATGCTTTTGCTTTTTTAGCTGGTTTTAAGAGGGTTTCTAAAGGTACACCTCCTAAGGCTGCCAGCTTCTTTAAATGCTCCAAATCTGCTTTACTTTCTCTTTCATCCGGTACAGATGCAGGCTTAGTGTTGGGCTTTGCATCCGGTAGAGCAGGGCGCTTAGTTTCCTGCTTTGGTTTGGTGTCACTCTTGAGCTTTATAGTGAACTCCAAGTCAGTTATGCGCCTACCTGTCTTTTTAGTCTCATAGGCGGCTTGCAAGTCGGTGTGTTGGTTTACGTCGTCTAAGCCTTTGTCAATTACATGCAACTTAAAATCCTTGATAGAAGGGTACTGATACCCGCCTTTAGTATCCTTTAGGGCTAATAAATCCTTAAGTTCATTAAGTGGAATGGTTTTAATCTTGGATTTATCACCCATTAGCCAACATTTGAATAGCTCGTAAAATCTAAGCCCATAAACACTATTCATGCTTGCCACATATTCAATATTGTAT from Thiofilum sp. carries:
- a CDS encoding RepB family plasmid replication initiator protein; protein product: MGELIVKSNDVIEASYRLTLNEQRLILLCIQQIKKGQAITQDTKFIVRASDFSSTFGVSEKRSYSDLKDVADTLFERRVMIYKPDKDIPSSTSTKTRWVQAVTYIPNEGAVCLYFGLKVLPYISMLEGNFTRYNIEYVASMNSVYGLRFYELFKCWLMGDKSKIKTIPLNELKDLLALKDTKGGYQYPSIKDFKLHVIDKGLDDVNQHTDLQAAYETKKTGRRITDLEFTIKLKSDTKPKQETKRPALPDAKPNTKPASVPDERESKADLEHLKKLAALGGVPLETLLKPAKKAKA